A region of Chlamydia crocodili DNA encodes the following proteins:
- a CDS encoding amino acid ABC transporter ATP-binding protein, translating to MTVKVRNLAYSINDKHILSKVSFSLEEGHITLFVGKSGSGKTTILRALVGLVEPSSGDISIEGETPALVFQQPELFPHMTVLDNCMHPQMIVKRRSKEEAKDRAFDLLKLLDIEDIATSYPHHLSGGQKQRVAIVRSLCMDKRTLLFDEPTSALDPFSTSAFRRLLESLRDQNLTLGVSTHDMHFVQGCLDRVYLVDQGEIVSTYDKRYGALDNDHPLNLYLNSAR from the coding sequence ATGACTGTTAAGGTAAGAAATCTTGCTTATTCAATAAACGACAAGCACATTTTATCGAAAGTATCATTTTCCCTAGAGGAGGGACATATTACACTCTTTGTCGGTAAGAGCGGTTCTGGGAAAACAACCATATTACGTGCTCTTGTAGGCTTGGTGGAGCCATCAAGTGGGGATATTTCTATAGAAGGAGAGACTCCGGCATTAGTCTTCCAACAACCCGAGCTTTTCCCTCATATGACAGTTTTAGATAACTGTATGCATCCTCAAATGATCGTAAAGCGTAGAAGTAAAGAAGAGGCTAAAGACAGGGCTTTTGATCTTTTAAAGCTTTTAGACATTGAAGACATTGCTACAAGCTATCCTCATCATCTTTCTGGAGGACAGAAACAACGTGTTGCTATAGTCCGCTCTCTATGTATGGATAAACGCACACTACTTTTTGATGAGCCTACATCCGCATTAGATCCTTTTTCAACTTCTGCCTTTAGACGCCTTCTTGAATCCTTAAGAGATCAAAACCTTACATTAGGGGTCTCTACTCACGACATGCACTTTGTTCAGGGATGTTTAGACCGTGTTTATCTTGTGGATCAGGGAGAAATTGTTAGCACGTACGATAAACGTTACGGAGCTTTAGATAATGATCATCCTCTCAATCTCTATTTAAACTCTGCACGATAA